GCCAGGATGCGTTCAATATCAAGACGGATATAGGATCCGACCCGGGGCAGATCTTTCGCTGCGGCCGGATAATCGCTGAACCGGGTAACCCCTTTGAGTTTGTCTTCCTGGCCCAAAGCAAAAATCATCTCGGTGATGCTGGGCGCAAGCGATACAATCCGCTGAGGGTCCCTGGGCACCTCAATGTGATTGCCTGCCTGGTCTATAACTGTGGCAGCCAAAGTCAGAGGGCATAAGGCAAGGATGGAAAACATAATAATTACTGTCAAAAAAATATTCTTTTGCATACAAAACCTTCGAAGTTCAAACGACTCAAACGATTTGAACAATTATTTCAATACAAACCTCACAGGCACCCGCACCCACATGGCAACAGGCTTGCCGTTTTTCAATCCAGGCTCAAACTCCCAATTTTCCACAG
The genomic region above belongs to Pseudomonadota bacterium and contains:
- a CDS encoding cobalamin-binding protein gives rise to the protein MTVIIMFSILALCPLTLAATVIDQAGNHIEVPRDPQRIVSLAPSITEMIFALGQEDKLKGVTRFSDYPAAAKDLPRVGSYIRLDIERILA